One segment of Neobacillus endophyticus DNA contains the following:
- a CDS encoding CBO0543 family protein, producing the protein MRLDYNKSIQKINENNNKITALIQQRQDIWVSDVVFTWRWWLGLAFTIIPWILWCIFRKKESTDRLLYVAFLVIIISVVLDVFGDQYGIWHYRYNVVPILPTYFPWDFTLMPISIIFLLQFKPNWSPWIKAFIFALGSSYIGEPIFHWIGVYQTIHWRFTYSVPIQFCIYLLMHYIYQKNFHFQK; encoded by the coding sequence ATTACAACAAATCCATACAAAAAATAAACGAAAATAATAATAAGATAACTGCACTTATACAACAAAGACAAGATATATGGGTTTCCGATGTGGTTTTTACTTGGAGATGGTGGCTTGGTCTTGCATTTACAATTATCCCTTGGATATTATGGTGTATTTTCAGAAAGAAAGAAAGCACCGATAGACTTCTCTATGTTGCTTTTTTAGTTATTATCATCTCGGTAGTTCTTGATGTTTTTGGGGATCAATATGGAATTTGGCATTATAGATACAATGTAGTTCCAATACTTCCAACTTATTTTCCTTGGGATTTTACTTTAATGCCAATATCCATCATCTTCCTACTTCAATTCAAACCAAATTGGAGTCCTTGGATTAAGGCATTCATATTCGCATTAGGTTCATCCTATATTGGTGAACCAATATTTCATTGGATTGGTGTTTACCAAACTATACACTGGAGATTTACTTATTCAGTACCGATTCAGTTTTGTATTTACCTTTTAATGCATTATATTTATCAAAAAAATTTTCATTTTCAGAAATAG
- a CDS encoding IS3 family transposase (programmed frameshift) → MKRIKHSKEFKLQVIKEARETGNITLVARRYELNPNMVSRWIREYKDGKFGDMDVAVLPDLDSKELSKENEKLKMILGEKDLEIAILRDLIKKKNPPLTEKLEVADQWINKGYSISKVLKIIGIPRSTYYYQKNYRVEEKKVSEGRPAPGYSFNEEGKKVSDEQIKEFLLEEIAGDAYNYGYRKLTKVLQRKYSLTINKKKVYRLCKELGILRPQRQKKVSFPRKLARNRIIKASNQLWEADIKYGYIEGEDRFFFVMSIIDVYDRGIVAYHMGLSCTGDDVKQTLQRALLKRQQYAKKEKPVIRTDNGPQFISHTFEEFCENSKMEHERIPPRTPNMNAHIESFHRIFEDDCLSRWQFETYAEAYQEVMRFMVYYNERRIHSSLLDLSPKEFYQKQNSLVIKEVRV, encoded by the exons ATGAAGCGAATAAAACATTCAAAAGAGTTTAAATTACAAGTCATTAAGGAAGCCCGAGAAACAGGAAATATTACCCTTGTAGCTCGTCGGTATGAATTGAATCCAAACATGGTTAGTCGATGGATCCGTGAATATAAAGATGGAAAATTTGGAGACATGGATGTAGCTGTTTTGCCAGACCTAGATTCCAAAGAATTATCTAAGGAAAATGAAAAACTCAAAATGATTTTGGGAGAAAAAGACCTTGAAATAGCGATTTTACGGGATTTAATAAAAAAGAAAAACCCTC CACTTACTGAAAAACTTGAAGTAGCTGATCAATGGATTAACAAAGGCTATTCTATTTCAAAGGTGCTCAAAATTATCGGTATTCCTCGTTCCACCTATTATTATCAAAAGAACTACCGGGTGGAAGAGAAAAAAGTGAGTGAGGGTCGTCCAGCACCTGGTTATTCCTTTAATGAGGAAGGAAAAAAAGTATCGGATGAACAAATCAAAGAATTTCTGTTAGAAGAAATTGCAGGCGATGCTTATAACTATGGTTATCGCAAATTAACCAAAGTACTTCAAAGAAAATATAGCCTGACTATTAATAAGAAAAAGGTATATCGCCTATGTAAGGAACTTGGGATCTTACGACCACAACGACAAAAGAAAGTCTCTTTTCCACGTAAATTAGCACGAAATCGGATCATTAAAGCTTCTAATCAACTTTGGGAAGCAGATATTAAATACGGATATATCGAAGGAGAAGATCGCTTTTTCTTTGTCATGTCCATTATAGATGTCTATGACAGAGGAATCGTTGCCTATCATATGGGATTAAGCTGCACCGGAGATGATGTAAAACAGACTCTGCAAAGAGCGTTATTGAAACGCCAACAATATGCTAAAAAGGAAAAACCTGTGATTCGAACAGACAATGGGCCACAGTTTATTTCGCATACCTTTGAAGAGTTTTGTGAAAATTCGAAAATGGAACATGAAAGAATTCCACCAAGAACCCCAAATATGAATGCCCATATAGAATCTTTCCATCGCATTTTTGAGGACGATTGCTTGTCCAGATGGCAGTTTGAAACCTATGCAGAAGCATATCAGGAAGTCATGAGATTTATGGTGTACTATAACGAAAGACGGATTCATTCCAGCCTTTTAGACTTGTCGCCAAAGGAATTCTATCAAAAACAAAACTCGTTGGTAATCAAGGAGGTCCGGGTATAA
- a CDS encoding phosphotransferase codes for MSNHENEEMLTGGNVSNVYRSGDTVRRELNPDSPKIHKLLKHLENKGFNYAPKFLGIDEKGREILSFIEGEAGNYPLKEYMWSDDVLIEIGKILRLYHDSVSDFSFDDSWESIDNTPKRFEVLCHNDFAIYNIIFNYERPLGIIDFDVAGPGPRLWDISYTLYTCVPLSRFYLSETGEKVYYNSLQHANHIKQRVKLFFESYGEGIEDDYLEMVLLRLEGLCKTIKRKASEGEIAFQKMIDEGHLEHYQKDIKFIREHGKEWI; via the coding sequence ATGTCAAACCATGAAAACGAAGAAATGCTAACAGGAGGAAATGTCTCTAACGTGTATCGTTCGGGAGATACTGTACGACGAGAATTAAATCCAGATAGTCCTAAAATTCATAAGCTATTAAAGCATTTGGAGAACAAAGGTTTCAATTATGCACCAAAGTTTTTAGGTATTGATGAAAAAGGACGAGAGATATTATCATTTATTGAAGGAGAAGCTGGAAATTATCCTTTAAAAGAATACATGTGGTCTGATGATGTCTTAATAGAAATAGGGAAAATACTCCGTCTTTATCATGATTCTGTGAGTGATTTTTCATTTGACGATAGCTGGGAATCGATAGATAACACCCCCAAACGATTTGAGGTACTATGCCATAATGATTTTGCAATATACAACATTATTTTTAATTATGAAAGACCACTAGGCATTATTGATTTTGATGTTGCTGGACCTGGTCCAAGACTTTGGGACATATCTTATACTCTTTATACTTGCGTCCCCTTAAGTAGATTTTATCTTTCCGAAACTGGTGAGAAAGTTTATTATAATTCATTACAGCATGCTAACCATATAAAACAAAGAGTTAAATTGTTTTTTGAATCTTACGGTGAAGGAATTGAAGACGATTATTTGGAAATGGTATTGCTACGATTAGAAGGGTTATGTAAAACAATTAAAAGAAAAGCCAGTGAAGGTGAAATTGCTTTTCAAAAGATGATAGATGAAGGGCATCTTGAACATTATCAAAAAGATATTAAATTCATTCGTGAACATGGAAAAGAGTGGATTTAA
- a CDS encoding SDR family oxidoreductase — MNQLKEKIAIITGVSRLKGIGAAICNELAETGYHIFFTYWTEYDKKMPWSIDLNEPMKLKEELKRKGVKVSCMELDLTHFEAPDQLLNRVIEQLGYPDILINNAAYSTNNDFSNLTAEELDKHYMVNVRATTLLSSKFAQRFDKKSGGRIVNITSGQFQGPMPAELAYATTKGAVDALTITLSAELAPLGITVNAINPGPTDTGWMTESIKKELKPMFPFGRIGLPKDVAKAIKFLVSDEADWITGQIIHSEGGFRR, encoded by the coding sequence ATGAACCAATTAAAAGAAAAAATTGCAATTATTACGGGTGTAAGCCGTCTTAAAGGTATAGGTGCAGCTATTTGTAATGAGTTAGCTGAAACAGGATATCATATATTTTTTACATATTGGACTGAATATGATAAAAAAATGCCTTGGAGCATTGATTTAAATGAGCCAATGAAATTAAAGGAAGAATTAAAAAGAAAAGGTGTTAAGGTATCATGTATGGAGTTGGATTTAACCCATTTTGAAGCACCAGATCAGCTTTTAAATAGAGTAATTGAACAACTTGGTTATCCTGATATCTTAATTAATAACGCAGCATACTCAACTAACAACGATTTTTCTAATTTAACAGCCGAAGAATTAGATAAACATTACATGGTAAATGTTCGTGCAACTACACTATTAAGTAGTAAATTCGCTCAAAGGTTTGATAAGAAATCTGGTGGAAGAATAGTCAATATTACTTCTGGGCAATTTCAAGGACCGATGCCTGCCGAATTAGCATATGCAACAACAAAGGGGGCAGTTGATGCTTTGACTATTACGCTATCAGCTGAGCTTGCCCCTTTGGGAATAACGGTAAATGCAATAAATCCAGGACCAACTGATACAGGGTGGATGACAGAGAGCATCAAAAAGGAATTAAAACCAATGTTTCCTTTCGGTAGAATAGGTTTACCGAAAGATGTTGCAAAGGCCATAAAATTTCTAGTGAGTGATGAAGCAGATTGGATTACAGGACAGATTATTCATTCAGAAGGTGGATTTAGAAGATAA
- a CDS encoding TetR/AcrR family transcriptional regulator, producing the protein MSSLNRQQQLDQIRDERREQIKQAALKMFARRGYTGTKTSMIAKEARISEGLIYRYFNSKEELFITLVQELMEEARRELEYVEYLPGTPFEQIRALTKNMLDEKNMYAFMLMERARKADDVPEKVTQIFEEVSTNVLIVPIIPIFAKGQELGEFSPGEPRRMLSWYFTIINSLLTQEEIDEEYGLPDVDVLMRILTN; encoded by the coding sequence GTGTCTTCATTAAACAGACAGCAGCAGCTTGATCAAATCCGTGACGAACGCAGGGAGCAAATTAAACAAGCGGCTCTTAAAATGTTTGCCCGCAGAGGATATACAGGAACAAAAACAAGCATGATTGCTAAGGAAGCAAGGATTAGTGAAGGATTAATATACCGTTATTTCAATTCTAAAGAGGAACTTTTCATAACTCTCGTCCAAGAATTGATGGAAGAAGCAAGAAGGGAACTAGAGTATGTTGAATATTTACCGGGAACTCCTTTTGAACAAATTAGAGCCTTAACGAAAAACATGCTTGATGAGAAAAATATGTATGCCTTTATGTTAATGGAACGTGCCCGCAAAGCAGATGATGTTCCCGAAAAGGTCACACAGATTTTTGAAGAAGTTTCAACAAATGTTCTGATCGTTCCAATCATTCCTATCTTCGCAAAAGGGCAGGAATTGGGTGAATTTTCGCCAGGCGAACCCCGAAGAATGTTGTCATGGTATTTTACCATCATCAACAGTCTTCTTACTCAAGAAGAGATTGATGAAGAGTATGGGTTACCAGATGTGGATGTGTTAATGCGTATTTTGACAAATTAA
- a CDS encoding alpha/beta fold hydrolase has protein sequence MSQINILQGIVLRKRNQRKNTKELQISTDNSIVQGCYVKIGGIDQWITIRGENRNNPVLLLIHGGPASTYSIFSPLLRSWEKHFIVVQWDQRGAGKTFGKNGKDGSGAITFDRLAQDGIEVAEYLRDKLGQKVILIGSSAGSLIGIMMAKLRPDLFYAYVGTDQNAPDSQNLLYTLSVNALREAGITRGVQLVEKMGSNRSQWIREDFDKRNRLLVKTIKDVPNMITDLILPSMLSSPEHKIRDMMDIFKGMRYSLEHLFDELINFDFNKYSKFELPVFIFHGDNDIITPTELARAYYDEIEAPHKEFALIKNAGHLACFARPNQFLEELNKRVRPLVSMSINEL, from the coding sequence ATGAGCCAAATTAATATCCTGCAAGGAATCGTTCTGCGAAAGAGAAATCAGAGAAAGAATACCAAAGAACTTCAAATCAGCACAGATAACAGCATCGTTCAAGGCTGTTACGTTAAAATTGGCGGTATTGATCAGTGGATCACGATTCGTGGCGAGAATCGAAACAACCCCGTTTTGTTACTGATTCATGGCGGTCCGGCTTCTACCTATTCCATCTTTAGTCCGTTGTTGCGTTCATGGGAGAAGCACTTCATTGTCGTTCAGTGGGATCAGCGTGGAGCAGGAAAGACTTTTGGAAAGAACGGTAAAGACGGCAGCGGAGCCATCACTTTCGACCGTCTAGCGCAGGATGGGATAGAGGTTGCAGAATACTTGCGTGATAAACTTGGTCAAAAAGTAATTCTTATTGGAAGCTCTGCAGGTAGTCTAATTGGTATCATGATGGCAAAGCTTCGGCCAGATCTTTTTTATGCCTATGTCGGTACAGATCAGAATGCCCCAGATTCACAAAATCTTTTGTATACATTATCAGTCAACGCCCTCCGTGAGGCAGGCATTACCAGGGGTGTTCAGCTGGTTGAGAAAATGGGTTCTAATCGATCCCAATGGATTCGTGAAGATTTCGACAAGAGAAATCGACTTCTAGTTAAAACTATTAAGGATGTCCCCAATATGATTACCGACTTAATTTTGCCCTCTATGCTCTCTTCTCCGGAACATAAAATACGTGATATGATGGATATTTTTAAAGGTATGAGATATTCCCTTGAGCATCTATTTGATGAATTAATAAACTTTGATTTTAATAAATACAGTAAATTTGAGCTGCCAGTTTTTATTTTTCACGGAGATAACGATATTATCACGCCAACTGAACTGGCTAGGGCTTATTACGATGAGATTGAAGCCCCTCATAAGGAGTTTGCTCTCATCAAAAACGCTGGCCATCTTGCGTGTTTTGCCCGTCCTAATCAGTTTCTTGAGGAGTTGAACAAGAGGGTACGTCCACTGGTATCCATGTCTATCAACGAATTGTAA
- a CDS encoding CBO0543 family protein, whose translation MWFLILTAIVFNTVFLFMPKKLTAIEIFSTCMFAIVLQDNVDIYLDLKLDWYGYFTKGTQWQTLIAIFGIYPAVNAIFLNYYQCTRNVAQKFWYIISCSAFAVFYEWLAVKSGYFYHNQWKLWYSAIVYPFLFLLLLVVLKLVRKLIHRQYNRISR comes from the coding sequence ATGTGGTTTTTAATACTGACGGCTATTGTATTTAATACCGTGTTCTTGTTCATGCCAAAAAAGCTGACCGCTATTGAGATTTTCTCTACTTGTATGTTTGCAATTGTTTTGCAGGACAATGTGGACATCTATTTAGACTTGAAACTGGATTGGTACGGGTATTTTACGAAAGGTACACAGTGGCAGACGTTGATTGCCATATTTGGTATTTACCCTGCGGTAAACGCTATTTTTCTGAATTACTATCAATGCACGAGGAATGTTGCTCAGAAATTTTGGTACATAATTAGTTGCTCTGCGTTCGCTGTATTTTACGAGTGGTTAGCGGTTAAATCTGGATATTTCTATCATAACCAATGGAAACTTTGGTACTCTGCAATTGTCTATCCGTTTTTATTCCTGTTACTGTTGGTGGTTTTGAAGTTGGTTCGAAAGTTAATTCACCGTCAATACAACCGTATTTCTCGATAA
- a CDS encoding DUF6980 family protein, with translation MNEIGRNEIMEKHCCEDMADHANFECDIYKNPFKWPDKIIIFDEKYNDYGLINHDDSTSSTAFHFVLGVVQKLEIIDLLVEVTGARFKQWSCCGNPISSTTNWSLLD, from the coding sequence TTGAACGAAATAGGAAGAAATGAAATTATGGAAAAGCATTGTTGTGAGGATATGGCTGATCATGCCAATTTCGAGTGTGATATATATAAGAACCCCTTTAAATGGCCCGACAAGATAATCATTTTTGATGAAAAGTATAATGACTATGGTTTAATAAATCATGATGATAGTACTTCAAGTACGGCATTTCATTTTGTTCTAGGTGTTGTTCAAAAATTAGAAATAATAGACCTCCTTGTCGAAGTAACTGGTGCTAGATTTAAACAATGGAGTTGCTGTGGAAATCCCATATCTTCTACAACAAACTGGAGTTTACTTGATTAA
- a CDS encoding DUF7010 family protein gives MSQSIIPRSAVSGAASGVIFLAFFGTLWAGIGIRGLHGWGFLWLLIISLLIGVVMLIGGIVLIIKSKRLSNEMGEGDSNRWKRKNMWFGINFGLEGLLIGVASVICRSTNHLDLFVPVMALIVGVHFYPLAHLFHVKIYYFTGSLLCLLSTITLLTLPVRVTWENNQIMVWWITVGFGSALILWGTGVTVWQVGYKLLKRVGNGSKEAEESFRF, from the coding sequence ATGTCGCAATCCATCATTCCTAGATCTGCTGTGAGTGGGGCAGCTTCTGGAGTTATCTTCTTGGCATTTTTCGGTACTCTGTGGGCCGGAATTGGAATTAGAGGACTACATGGTTGGGGATTTCTTTGGCTTTTGATCATATCCCTTTTGATTGGTGTTGTAATGCTTATTGGAGGAATCGTATTGATAATTAAGTCAAAAAGATTATCAAACGAGATGGGGGAAGGGGATTCCAATCGTTGGAAACGAAAGAATATGTGGTTCGGTATTAATTTTGGCTTAGAAGGCTTGTTGATTGGTGTCGCCTCTGTGATTTGTAGGTCTACTAATCACTTGGATTTGTTTGTCCCTGTCATGGCTCTAATTGTCGGTGTTCATTTCTATCCCTTAGCGCACCTTTTTCACGTCAAGATTTATTATTTTACTGGTTCACTCCTTTGTTTGCTTTCGACAATCACACTGCTCACTTTACCTGTAAGAGTTACCTGGGAGAATAATCAAATTATGGTATGGTGGATAACTGTCGGCTTTGGCTCAGCCTTGATATTGTGGGGAACCGGTGTGACAGTTTGGCAAGTAGGCTATAAATTGCTGAAAAGGGTTGGGAATGGATCCAAAGAAGCTGAGGAATCTTTCAGGTTTTAA
- a CDS encoding NADPH-dependent FMN reductase: MNTVNILAISGSLRGQSLNSTLLRAVISMIPSQETVVNYSEMAQLPHFNPDLDIDDADTAVANWRRLLKEANGVLICTPEYAKGVPGSLKNALDWVVSSGEFVSKPVAVISASPHPDGGSTANNSLLGTLAMMSASVVEGGTLTVPFINQKLGSNEEIIDSELRLNIENLLNALFQEINNNVVS, translated from the coding sequence ATGAATACTGTTAATATTTTGGCTATATCAGGCAGTTTAAGGGGACAATCATTGAATTCAACATTATTGCGTGCTGTTATTTCAATGATTCCATCACAGGAAACCGTCGTTAATTACAGTGAAATGGCACAACTTCCGCATTTTAATCCAGATTTAGATATAGATGACGCCGATACTGCTGTTGCCAATTGGCGTAGACTCCTAAAAGAAGCGAATGGTGTACTAATATGCACACCAGAATACGCTAAAGGAGTTCCAGGTTCATTAAAGAATGCACTTGATTGGGTGGTATCATCGGGGGAATTCGTAAGCAAACCAGTAGCAGTTATTAGTGCCTCCCCACACCCAGATGGAGGGTCAACTGCTAATAATTCTCTGCTGGGGACACTCGCGATGATGAGTGCATCTGTGGTTGAAGGAGGGACCTTGACAGTTCCTTTTATAAACCAAAAATTAGGTAGCAACGAAGAGATAATTGACTCGGAATTGAGGTTAAATATTGAGAATCTGTTGAATGCCTTGTTTCAAGAAATCAATAACAATGTTGTAAGTTAA
- a CDS encoding SRPBCC family protein, which yields MRYLLLKEEHTYMWTISATARTSATASSVWAIYCDFANWHRWDYGLAQYQPDGPFITGTTGKLQPVEGPELPFKILHVKEGHSFVDRTPIGPEHAIIARHELHPLPDGTQITHTIDIDGPDAERLAQEMAFTQEELYETVSNLARYAEENHHN from the coding sequence ATGAGATACCTGTTACTAAAGGAGGAACATACGTATATGTGGACTATTTCTGCAACTGCACGCACCAGTGCCACAGCCTCAAGTGTTTGGGCAATTTATTGCGATTTCGCCAATTGGCATCGATGGGATTATGGCCTCGCTCAGTATCAGCCAGATGGCCCTTTTATTACAGGCACTACTGGAAAATTGCAACCTGTAGAAGGACCAGAACTCCCCTTTAAGATCCTCCATGTCAAGGAGGGACATAGCTTTGTTGATCGTACACCCATAGGACCGGAACATGCCATTATCGCTCGCCATGAGTTGCACCCTCTTCCAGATGGCACTCAGATTACACACACAATCGATATCGATGGTCCAGATGCTGAGCGTCTCGCTCAAGAGATGGCATTTACTCAAGAAGAGTTATACGAAACAGTCTCTAACCTAGCCCGATATGCTGAGGAGAATCACCACAACTGA
- a CDS encoding aldo/keto reductase, whose amino-acid sequence MEYKKLGKSGLDVSELCLGSMSFGIPERGNTPWSLNEENSRPLIKKALELGMNFFSTANMYSDGTSEEILGRALKDFSRRDEVVIATKVFVPMRKGPNAMGLSRKTIMTEVDNSLRRLGTDYIDLYQIHRWDPNTPIEETMEALHDLVKAGKVRYIGASTMSAWQFAKAQHVAERNGWTRFISMENRLNLLYREEEREMLPFCKDDGVGVTPYLPFAAGRLTRDWDEQTSRSENDQVAKDLFTKTEEADRKVAERVAEVAANRGIPRAQVALAWLLQKEEVTAPIIGVTKISHLEDAVSTLSIKLTSEEIKSLEKLYVPHPMV is encoded by the coding sequence ATGGAATATAAAAAACTCGGAAAGTCAGGTTTGGATGTTTCAGAACTATGTCTTGGAAGCATGAGCTTTGGCATACCTGAACGAGGAAATACACCATGGTCACTAAATGAAGAAAATAGCAGACCGCTCATTAAAAAAGCCCTTGAATTGGGCATGAATTTTTTCAGTACCGCTAATATGTACTCTGACGGCACAAGTGAAGAAATTCTTGGGCGAGCATTAAAGGACTTCTCTCGACGTGACGAAGTTGTCATTGCTACAAAAGTATTCGTTCCGATGCGTAAAGGTCCAAATGCAATGGGGCTTTCCCGAAAAACGATAATGACGGAAGTTGATAATAGTCTAAGACGCTTGGGTACAGACTACATCGACTTGTATCAAATCCATCGATGGGATCCTAACACACCGATTGAAGAGACAATGGAGGCACTTCATGATCTAGTTAAGGCAGGCAAGGTAAGGTATATCGGAGCATCCACCATGTCAGCTTGGCAGTTCGCAAAAGCTCAACATGTGGCAGAACGCAACGGTTGGACGCGTTTCATTTCCATGGAAAATAGACTTAACTTACTTTATCGAGAGGAAGAAAGAGAAATGCTACCTTTTTGTAAAGATGATGGAGTTGGCGTTACGCCATATTTACCTTTTGCTGCAGGTAGATTAACCCGAGATTGGGATGAACAGACCTCTCGATCAGAGAATGACCAAGTAGCAAAGGACCTGTTTACCAAGACAGAAGAAGCCGATCGCAAAGTGGCGGAAAGAGTGGCAGAGGTTGCTGCGAATCGAGGTATTCCACGCGCACAAGTCGCACTTGCATGGTTATTACAAAAGGAAGAGGTAACAGCACCGATTATTGGGGTGACCAAGATAAGCCATCTCGAAGATGCAGTGTCGACGTTATCAATCAAATTGACATCTGAAGAGATTAAGAGTTTAGAAAAACTTTATGTACCACATCCAATGGTATAA
- a CDS encoding SDR family NAD(P)-dependent oxidoreductase: MSVGEDVRAIQLDVTDQYSIETSAECIRNKLGRIDVLINNAGISHGGEPGMKLEDVGKSGKTSVASNDEVRTVFETNVFGVIAVTQAMLPLLRKAPAARIVNVSSGSGSLTLNADPNYSHREMFGAVYSPSKTCP; encoded by the coding sequence ATTAGCGTTGGGGAAGATGTACGGGCCATCCAACTTGATGTTACCGATCAGTATTCTATCGAGACCTCAGCAGAATGTATCCGTAATAAGCTAGGTCGAATCGACGTACTTATCAACAACGCGGGCATATCGCATGGGGGTGAACCTGGAATGAAACTTGAAGATGTAGGTAAGTCAGGAAAAACAAGTGTTGCATCTAACGATGAGGTACGCACGGTGTTTGAGACAAACGTATTTGGTGTAATTGCTGTCACACAAGCGATGCTACCGCTTCTTCGTAAAGCTCCTGCTGCACGAATCGTCAACGTTTCGAGTGGATCAGGATCGCTAACACTCAACGCGGACCCCAACTATTCGCATCGAGAAATGTTCGGTGCAGTTTATAGCCCTTCAAAGACCTGCCCTTAA
- a CDS encoding SDR family NAD(P)-dependent oxidoreductase has protein sequence MHSKPVALVTGANKGIGLQISKDLEAHGFTVLVGLRNFEKGKRQQLALGKMYGPSNLMLPISILSRPQQNVSVIS, from the coding sequence ATGCATTCTAAACCTGTCGCCTTGGTTACTGGAGCTAATAAGGGAATTGGTCTTCAAATCTCAAAGGATCTTGAGGCACACGGATTCACTGTCCTTGTTGGGTTACGCAATTTTGAAAAAGGAAAAAGGCAGCAATTAGCGTTGGGGAAGATGTACGGGCCATCCAACTTGATGTTACCGATCAGTATTCTATCGAGACCTCAGCAGAATGTATCCGTAATAAGCTAG
- a CDS encoding MarR family winged helix-turn-helix transcriptional regulator produces MNKKMISEEEMQIWHMWKNSYKNIFGRVVKDMFEQTGLSEGDFGILDRLDLYGKGKLRQQELANSIDWTKSRLSHHLTRMEKRGLVIREPLDTERGVQVMITSFGKSTLDDARPVVSMAIREHFLDLLTEQDIEFITNLAERTKAKPSSSCNTPPS; encoded by the coding sequence ATGAATAAAAAAATGATAAGTGAAGAAGAAATGCAAATTTGGCATATGTGGAAAAACTCTTATAAGAACATTTTTGGACGCGTAGTAAAAGACATGTTCGAGCAAACTGGACTATCGGAGGGTGACTTTGGTATATTAGACCGATTGGATCTTTATGGAAAAGGTAAACTACGTCAACAAGAATTAGCAAACTCAATCGATTGGACCAAGAGTCGGTTGTCCCATCATTTAACGCGGATGGAAAAACGTGGACTTGTTATAAGGGAACCATTAGATACTGAACGAGGAGTCCAGGTAATGATTACTTCGTTCGGAAAATCAACTTTGGATGATGCCCGCCCTGTCGTTTCCATGGCAATACGTGAGCATTTTTTAGATTTATTAACCGAACAAGATATTGAGTTCATTACTAATCTGGCGGAAAGAACAAAAGCAAAGCCTTCATCGTCTTGTAATACTCCACCATCTTAA
- a CDS encoding GNAT family N-acetyltransferase, with product MNQRINKYNQQIGEELSNWQKRKFPSDMYYVGKYTIVTRLSRTHTKELYNAYKNSHPSNWTYLSYEPPHDYESFEQTILEKIESSTHVYYSVLNKETNKPIGIFSLMRIDQENGVIEVGSVNFSDELRRTRMSTEAHYLLAMYVFEELQYRRYEWKCDSFNAPSVQTAKRLGFQYEGTFRNAVIYKKRSRNTSWFSMLIEEWPLHKQALTQWLAEENFDDKGVQVQRLEAFKK from the coding sequence ATGAATCAGAGAATAAACAAATACAACCAGCAAATTGGTGAGGAGTTGTCCAATTGGCAGAAAAGAAAATTCCCTTCTGATATGTATTATGTCGGAAAGTATACCATTGTCACTAGATTATCTCGTACACATACCAAAGAACTTTATAACGCCTATAAAAACTCTCACCCTAGTAATTGGACATACTTAAGCTACGAACCACCTCACGACTATGAATCGTTTGAACAGACAATACTAGAAAAAATAGAAAGCAGCACACACGTCTATTATTCCGTGTTAAATAAAGAGACAAACAAACCGATTGGAATCTTTAGTTTAATGAGGATAGATCAGGAAAATGGGGTAATCGAAGTGGGAAGTGTTAATTTTTCGGATGAATTAAGAAGAACAAGAATGTCTACCGAAGCACACTATTTATTAGCCATGTATGTATTTGAAGAACTCCAATACCGGCGCTATGAATGGAAATGTGATTCCTTTAATGCTCCTTCCGTTCAAACAGCAAAACGTTTAGGATTTCAGTATGAAGGCACCTTCAGAAATGCCGTTATCTATAAAAAACGCTCACGAAACACCAGCTGGTTTTCAATGCTAATAGAAGAATGGCCTTTACATAAACAAGCATTAACTCAATGGTTGGCCGAAGAGAACTTTGATGACAAAGGAGTCCAAGTTCAAAGATTAGAAGCATTTAAGAAATAA